A portion of the Streptomyces sp. YPW6 genome contains these proteins:
- a CDS encoding (2Fe-2S)-binding protein, with protein MDLALLASVGGFFALRTSPVPGGGHRPLERLYAGENAPLAARVDRVAARLRAPERRVAASIAHLGLAARLWSIALGPAALFGRMPALAPGDLHWDPSATSPDDLWLAGTAELPGTAARIRAEVQDGHLAPLAEAFRRDGNISRQLLRGNEGSALAGAVRELVAFARAHDRPDAAARARALAAELFDDETLRATGSPHGTAFRRRSCCLYWRCPGGGLCGDCVFDRVPGPARAEP; from the coding sequence ATGGACCTGGCACTACTGGCATCGGTCGGGGGATTCTTCGCGCTGCGGACCAGCCCGGTGCCGGGTGGCGGGCACCGGCCGCTGGAGCGGTTGTACGCGGGCGAGAACGCTCCGCTCGCCGCGCGTGTCGACCGGGTCGCCGCCCGGCTCCGGGCCCCCGAGCGCCGGGTCGCCGCCTCCATCGCCCACCTGGGGCTCGCCGCGCGGCTCTGGTCCATCGCCCTGGGCCCGGCCGCGCTGTTCGGGCGGATGCCCGCCCTGGCCCCCGGCGACCTGCACTGGGACCCGTCCGCCACCTCCCCGGACGACCTGTGGCTCGCGGGGACGGCCGAGCTGCCCGGCACGGCGGCCCGGATCCGGGCCGAGGTCCAGGACGGGCACCTGGCCCCGCTGGCCGAGGCGTTCCGGCGCGACGGGAACATCTCCCGGCAGCTGCTGCGCGGCAACGAGGGATCCGCGCTCGCCGGGGCCGTCCGCGAACTGGTCGCCTTCGCGCGTGCCCACGACCGGCCGGACGCCGCCGCGCGGGCCCGCGCGCTGGCGGCCGAGCTCTTCGACGACGAGACGCTGCGCGCCACCGGATCCCCGCACGGTACGGCGTTCCGGCGGCGCAGCTGCTGCCTGTACTGGCGCTGCCCCGGCGGCGGGCTGTGCGGGGACTGCGTGTTCGACCGGGTGCCCGGCCCGGCCCGTGCGGAGCCCTAG
- a CDS encoding PP2C family protein-serine/threonine phosphatase, translating into MGIPEIPTQQVGVPHRPEPPLWNLDATILLVEDDAGDALLVEEMLTDSELDSALTWCKTLGEARTFLRASTKPVCVLLDLHLPDVHGLDAVRQILDADGEAAIVVLTGLEDSGTGLRAVAGGAQDYLVKGRLGPEILSRAIRYALQRKEVERAAAALRANQLMAQENARLERGLLPVPLLRDDRFRARARYEPGRVHGLLSGDFYDVVQTSDGTVHAVIGDVSGHGAAEAALGVCLRVAWRTAVLCGMSHVEQTALLEEILVAERSDAHVFATVTSLAFAPDRRTVQVLRAGHPGLLMRQGTDVSWVETEGGMALGLLPGMGRWPTVDVPLPPAAGVVLFTDGLFEGRDGPDSRLGEEGLLAMARANGHLPARAFVDALVAGAAEGAAPYGGLADDVAVLHLGWGSEDDEH; encoded by the coding sequence GTGGGCATACCCGAAATCCCCACCCAGCAGGTCGGCGTCCCCCATCGCCCAGAGCCCCCGCTGTGGAACCTCGACGCGACGATCCTGCTCGTGGAGGACGACGCGGGTGACGCGCTGCTCGTCGAGGAGATGCTCACCGACAGCGAGCTGGACTCCGCCCTCACCTGGTGCAAGACGCTGGGCGAGGCCCGCACGTTCCTGCGCGCCTCCACCAAGCCGGTGTGCGTCCTTCTCGACCTGCACCTCCCCGACGTCCACGGCCTGGACGCCGTGCGCCAGATCCTGGATGCCGACGGCGAGGCCGCGATCGTCGTCCTCACCGGCCTGGAGGACTCGGGCACCGGACTCCGCGCGGTCGCCGGAGGCGCCCAGGACTACCTCGTCAAGGGCCGGCTGGGCCCCGAGATCCTCTCGCGCGCGATCCGCTACGCCCTCCAGCGCAAGGAAGTCGAGCGGGCCGCGGCGGCGCTGCGCGCCAACCAGCTCATGGCCCAGGAGAACGCCCGGCTGGAGCGCGGGCTGCTGCCCGTTCCCCTGCTGCGGGACGACCGGTTCCGTGCCCGCGCCCGCTACGAGCCGGGACGGGTGCACGGGCTCCTGAGCGGTGACTTCTACGACGTCGTCCAGACCTCGGACGGCACCGTGCACGCCGTGATCGGCGACGTCTCCGGGCACGGCGCGGCGGAGGCCGCGCTCGGCGTGTGCCTGCGGGTGGCCTGGCGTACCGCCGTCCTGTGCGGTATGTCACATGTCGAGCAGACGGCTCTGCTGGAGGAGATCCTGGTCGCCGAGCGGTCGGACGCGCACGTGTTCGCCACGGTCACCTCCCTGGCGTTCGCGCCCGACCGGCGGACCGTCCAGGTCCTGCGCGCCGGGCACCCCGGGCTGCTGATGCGCCAGGGCACCGATGTGAGCTGGGTGGAGACCGAGGGCGGGATGGCGCTGGGGCTGCTGCCCGGCATGGGCCGGTGGCCGACGGTGGACGTCCCGCTGCCGCCCGCCGCGGGAGTGGTGCTCTTCACGGACGGCCTGTTCGAGGGGCGCGACGGACCGGACAGCCGGCTCGGTGAGGAAGGACTGCTGGCGATGGCACGGGCCAACGGGCATCTGCCGGCCCGCGCGTTCGTGGACGCCCTGGTGGCCGGCGCCGCCGAGGGGGCCGCACCGTACGGCGGACTCGCGGACGATGTGGCCGTACTGCATCTGGGCTGGGGATCGGAAGACGATGAACACTGA
- a CDS encoding RNA polymerase sigma factor SigF: MTAMSARATGTTPLSDDRTGVRTADVSGELPWVEDAGKVAPQDARALSKIFFDRLQVLEEGTHEHQYARNTLIEMNLSLVRFAASRFRNRGGDDTEDIIQVGTIGLIKAIDRFDLSREVEFATFAVPYIVGEIKRFFRDTTWSVHVPRRLQELRVDLAKAKEQLSARLDRDPTVKELAAHLDLPEEEIIEGLVAANGYSAGSLDTPSADSDSGQEQRAYADVLGEADPGMETVENLHTLAPLLEQLDDRERRIVQMRFGAEMTQSQIGAELGVSQMHVSRLLSRIVQQLRKGMSIEA, translated from the coding sequence ATGACGGCGATGTCGGCGCGAGCCACCGGGACGACGCCGCTGAGCGACGACCGCACCGGCGTGCGGACGGCGGACGTCTCCGGAGAGCTGCCCTGGGTCGAGGACGCCGGAAAGGTCGCCCCGCAGGACGCACGGGCCCTGTCGAAGATCTTCTTCGACCGCCTCCAGGTCCTGGAGGAGGGCACGCACGAGCACCAGTACGCGCGCAACACCCTGATCGAGATGAATCTCTCGCTGGTGCGCTTCGCCGCGTCCCGCTTCCGCAACCGCGGCGGCGACGACACCGAGGACATCATCCAGGTCGGCACGATCGGCCTGATCAAGGCGATCGACCGGTTCGACCTGTCCCGCGAGGTCGAGTTCGCGACCTTCGCCGTCCCCTACATCGTCGGGGAGATCAAGCGCTTCTTCCGCGACACCACCTGGTCGGTGCATGTGCCGCGCCGGCTCCAGGAGCTTCGCGTCGACCTCGCCAAGGCGAAGGAGCAGCTCTCCGCCCGCCTCGACCGCGACCCCACCGTCAAGGAACTGGCCGCCCACCTCGACCTCCCCGAGGAGGAGATCATCGAGGGGCTCGTGGCCGCCAACGGCTACTCGGCCGGTTCGCTGGACACCCCGTCCGCGGACAGCGACTCCGGCCAGGAGCAGCGGGCCTACGCCGACGTCCTCGGCGAGGCCGATCCGGGCATGGAGACCGTCGAGAACCTGCACACCCTGGCCCCGCTGCTGGAGCAGCTCGACGACCGGGAACGCCGGATCGTGCAGATGCGGTTCGGGGCGGAGATGACCCAGTCGCAGATCGGGGCGGAGCTGGGCGTGTCCCAGATGCACGTCTCGCGGCTGCTCAGCAGGATCGTCCAGCAGTTGCGCAAGGGCATGAGCATCGAGGCGTAA
- a CDS encoding response regulator → MNAPVQPIEVLLVEDDPGDELMTREAFEDNKIRNTLHVVRDGQEALDFLYRRGQYAGAPRPDLVLLDLNLPKYDGRQVLEQIKGDPELSLIPVVVLTTSSAEEDILRSYKLHANAYVTKPVDLDQFIAAVRQIDEFFVTVVRLPGRA, encoded by the coding sequence GTGAACGCGCCAGTCCAGCCCATCGAGGTCCTGCTCGTCGAGGACGACCCCGGCGACGAGCTGATGACCCGTGAGGCCTTCGAGGACAACAAGATCCGCAACACCCTGCACGTCGTGCGCGACGGGCAGGAGGCGCTGGACTTCCTCTACCGGCGCGGCCAGTACGCCGGGGCCCCCCGCCCCGACCTGGTGCTGCTGGACCTGAACCTGCCCAAGTACGACGGCCGGCAGGTGCTGGAGCAGATCAAGGGCGACCCCGAGCTCTCCCTCATCCCCGTGGTCGTCCTCACCACGTCCTCGGCCGAGGAGGACATCCTGCGCAGTTACAAACTGCACGCGAACGCCTACGTGACGAAGCCGGTGGACCTCGACCAGTTCATCGCGGCGGTCCGCCAGATCGACGAGTTCTTCGTGACCGTGGTGCGGCTGCCCGGACGTGCGTAG
- a CDS encoding MarR family transcriptional regulator, whose protein sequence is MPHRGFRPRRSEQPSAYAVAASELLEVLWGRGQESAASRAVSPSQLRALLVIEKHEGANLRALGEALGSRAPSVSRLCDRMEAMGLVLRAPSPTSRREVELRLSLRGRALLEEYRAVRAAELNAVLERMAPADLAALTDGLAAFHAAASERLSPQGETGAASLRNDVADSA, encoded by the coding sequence ATGCCCCACCGAGGATTCCGCCCGCGCCGTAGCGAACAACCGTCCGCCTACGCCGTCGCCGCCTCGGAGCTGCTGGAGGTGTTGTGGGGCCGAGGCCAGGAGTCCGCAGCCTCTCGAGCCGTATCGCCCTCCCAGCTTCGGGCTCTTCTCGTCATCGAGAAGCACGAAGGCGCCAACCTCCGGGCCCTGGGCGAAGCCCTGGGCTCGCGCGCCCCCTCCGTCAGCCGGCTCTGCGACCGGATGGAGGCGATGGGGCTCGTCCTGCGCGCGCCCAGCCCGACCAGCCGACGCGAGGTCGAGCTGCGGCTGAGCCTGCGCGGCCGCGCCCTCCTCGAAGAATACCGGGCCGTGCGCGCCGCCGAGCTGAACGCGGTGCTGGAGCGGATGGCTCCGGCCGATCTGGCCGCGCTCACGGACGGTCTCGCGGCCTTCCACGCCGCGGCCTCGGAGCGACTTTCCCCGCAGGGGGAGACGGGCGCCGCCTCGCTCCGCAATGATGTCGCCGACAGCGCCTAG
- a CDS encoding PP2C family protein-serine/threonine phosphatase, translating to MNRRTHIEAAVRAAAPHALLATLRTELISAYGALAVELHLADYGLRFLTSLDEPDGESEPLSLHNSPEGRAFGSQEPREQQVRHDDAVDHHLPVTVRGERLGILTVRLPQTLSTPELVGELTHVADLLGHEILVAERDTDLYQRARRTSRLTLAAEMQWQLLPARACTAAEFAVGAQLEPAYAIHGDNFDWAADADELTLAVTNGMGEGIQASLLTNLAVNALRNARRAGIGIADQAALADQALYDQHRGAAYVSTLLLRFELATGRVGVVDAGSPQLWIQRGRSVRRIELEAQLPLGMFEESQYAVQEFHVEPGDRLLLFSDGVYEAVSPLGEAYGERMLARAIQSTRLLPAATVPRAMLRELAEYRGTETLDDALVLCLDWFGRQES from the coding sequence GTGAACAGACGAACCCACATCGAGGCCGCGGTGCGGGCCGCCGCACCGCACGCCCTGCTGGCCACCCTGCGCACGGAGCTCATCAGTGCCTACGGGGCCCTCGCGGTGGAGCTGCACCTCGCCGACTACGGTCTGCGGTTTCTCACGTCGCTCGACGAGCCGGACGGCGAGAGCGAGCCGCTGTCCCTCCACAACAGCCCCGAGGGCCGGGCGTTCGGCAGTCAGGAGCCCCGCGAACAGCAGGTCCGGCACGACGACGCCGTCGATCATCATCTGCCCGTGACCGTCCGGGGCGAACGGCTCGGCATCCTCACCGTCCGGCTGCCCCAGACCCTGTCCACCCCGGAGCTGGTCGGCGAGCTCACCCACGTCGCCGACCTCCTGGGACACGAGATCCTGGTCGCCGAGCGGGACACCGACCTCTATCAGCGGGCCCGGCGCACCAGCCGTCTCACCCTCGCCGCCGAGATGCAGTGGCAGCTGCTGCCCGCCCGCGCCTGCACCGCCGCCGAGTTCGCCGTCGGCGCCCAGCTGGAGCCCGCGTACGCCATCCACGGCGACAACTTCGACTGGGCCGCGGACGCCGACGAGCTGACCCTCGCGGTGACCAACGGCATGGGCGAGGGCATACAGGCGTCCCTCCTCACCAACCTCGCCGTCAACGCGCTGCGCAACGCCCGCCGGGCGGGCATCGGCATCGCGGACCAGGCGGCCCTCGCCGACCAGGCTCTCTACGACCAGCACCGGGGCGCCGCGTACGTCTCCACCCTGCTGCTCCGCTTCGAGCTGGCGACCGGGCGGGTCGGCGTCGTCGACGCGGGATCGCCGCAGCTGTGGATCCAGCGCGGCCGCTCGGTCCGCCGGATCGAGCTGGAGGCGCAGCTTCCGCTCGGTATGTTCGAGGAGTCGCAGTACGCGGTCCAGGAGTTCCACGTCGAGCCCGGAGACCGGCTGCTGCTGTTCAGCGACGGCGTGTACGAGGCGGTGTCCCCGCTCGGTGAGGCGTACGGGGAGCGCATGCTGGCCCGCGCCATCCAGTCGACCCGGCTCCTGCCCGCCGCCACCGTCCCGCGCGCGATGCTCCGCGAGCTGGCCGAGTACCGGGGCACGGAGACGCTCGACGACGCGTTGGTGCTGTGCCTGGACTGGTTCGGCCGACAGGAGAGCTGA
- a CDS encoding STAS domain-containing protein — protein MLSSPNEDRAVSIITRREREALVLAVSGDLDIDNVGPLSRALASAADDGSGPVVVDLSGVGFADSTTVNVLLQGHTTLGGRLRLAAPSPFMRRLIGMIGLDSALPVLPSVDDAIDAVLPS, from the coding sequence GTGCTTTCATCGCCCAACGAGGACAGAGCCGTCAGCATCATCACGCGGCGGGAGCGGGAGGCTCTGGTCCTCGCCGTCTCGGGTGACCTCGACATCGACAACGTGGGCCCCTTGAGCCGGGCTCTGGCCTCGGCGGCCGACGACGGTTCCGGCCCGGTCGTGGTGGATCTCTCGGGCGTCGGATTCGCGGATTCGACGACGGTGAACGTGCTTCTTCAGGGGCACACCACGCTCGGCGGCCGACTGCGGCTGGCGGCCCCGTCCCCGTTCATGCGACGCCTGATCGGCATGATCGGCCTCGACAGCGCCCTGCCCGTCCTGCCGTCCGTGGACGACGCCATCGACGCCGTACTGCCTTCCTGA
- a CDS encoding DMT family transporter, with protein MSSLALSVLLSLVSAVAYAAGAIIQERVAATDDNAWNSLLRNGVWWVAVVLNGIGAVLHVVALAYGPLSLVQPLGALTIVFALPMAALFVGRRAGATAWRGALMATAGLGGLLALTGNAEPHTLNGPEQALLASVTFGAVGALVVLSRTLRRPVLRSIVLATGAGAAFGMASVFTKTVAVEWTSGSVRSGALPLLVIAGLAAAGLFLSQAAYRGAGLTAPLATVTVVNPVVAAAIGLTLFGEHFRLGVPGTVLALSCGALAAAGLIMLTRERMRRAHAEAAGAGPEPVHSRRAGRGARRAVPGQGDGVRGAEEQDHGRPPLSPGVPAGPAVPEPASGQLPRAGTSSPLPPGSAVPQVGFGTPGPLGEQQRRGGATLRRSRTERRVHTVMPPARRQETT; from the coding sequence ATGAGCTCCCTTGCGTTGTCCGTGCTGCTGTCACTGGTCTCCGCGGTCGCCTACGCGGCCGGGGCGATCATCCAGGAGCGCGTGGCCGCGACCGATGACAACGCCTGGAACTCCCTGCTGCGCAACGGGGTGTGGTGGGTCGCCGTCGTGCTCAACGGGATCGGCGCGGTCCTGCACGTGGTGGCGCTCGCCTACGGTCCGCTCAGCCTGGTCCAGCCCCTCGGGGCGCTCACGATCGTCTTCGCTCTGCCGATGGCGGCCCTGTTCGTCGGGCGGCGGGCCGGGGCGACCGCGTGGCGCGGGGCGCTGATGGCGACGGCCGGGCTCGGCGGACTGCTGGCGCTCACGGGGAACGCCGAACCGCACACCCTGAACGGCCCGGAGCAGGCACTGCTGGCCTCGGTGACGTTCGGGGCCGTCGGCGCGCTCGTCGTCCTCTCCCGTACGCTGCGCCGGCCGGTCCTGCGCAGCATCGTCCTGGCCACGGGCGCGGGCGCGGCGTTCGGTATGGCCTCGGTGTTCACCAAGACCGTGGCCGTGGAGTGGACGTCCGGTTCGGTGCGCTCGGGTGCGTTGCCGCTGCTGGTGATCGCCGGGCTCGCCGCGGCGGGCCTGTTCCTGTCCCAGGCCGCGTACCGGGGCGCCGGGCTCACCGCTCCGCTGGCCACGGTGACGGTGGTCAACCCGGTGGTGGCCGCGGCCATCGGGCTCACGCTGTTCGGCGAGCACTTCCGCCTCGGCGTCCCCGGGACCGTGCTGGCCCTCTCCTGCGGAGCACTGGCCGCCGCCGGCCTGATCATGCTGACGCGGGAGCGGATGCGCCGGGCCCATGCCGAGGCGGCGGGGGCCGGCCCCGAGCCGGTGCATTCCCGGCGGGCCGGCCGCGGGGCCCGGCGCGCGGTCCCGGGCCAGGGGGACGGGGTCCGCGGCGCGGAGGAGCAGGACCATGGGCGTCCCCCGCTGTCCCCCGGCGTGCCTGCTGGGCCCGCCGTGCCGGAACCGGCCTCGGGTCAGCTGCCGAGGGCGGGGACGTCGTCGCCACTGCCGCCGGGGAGCGCCGTGCCGCAGGTGGGGTTCGGCACGCCGGGCCCGCTCGGGGAGCAGCAGCGGCGCGGCGGAGCCACCTTGCGGCGCTCCCGTACCGAGCGCAGGGTTCACACGGTGATGCCGCCCGCCCGGAGGCAGGAGACGACCTGA
- a CDS encoding ATP-binding protein translates to MNTDRTKGIPDEGLAARLSVQSWVHLILGGFVVVVCGCLVIGGLVLSRMSERTDELVDRIQPARSVSFQLQNALLDQETGVRGFALTGDRSFLEPYEAGKSAERERLAQARQLVGGDERLAKDLDAVEAAAVRWRQDKAEPLIAAVRQAGPSRSGATAQLQSSKSAFDDLRRTYTAQQEHLAEARDGARADLNAARTTRDWVVGILLGVLVLTIVALSVLLHRVVGVPLSRLRAASEGVRSGAFGKRIEIKGPSDVQAVAWAVEAMRRRLADELAEAQHRESLLAEQTEELRRSNSELEQFAYVASHDLQEPLRKVASFCQLLEKRYGTELDDRGKQYIAFAVDGAKRMQVLINDLLTFSRVGRVHDGWKPVDLGRSLDRALGNLAAAVEESGAAVERPEELPELVGDATALTMVWQNLIGNAVKFRHPDRSPRITVACVREDENWHLTVSDNGIGIAPEFADKVFVIFQRLHARDEYDGTGIGLALCRKIIEFHGGRIWLEPEPGEGTRIHFTLPVAPEAPAHTTAELLAPAQLTSQSGDPS, encoded by the coding sequence ATGAACACTGACCGCACCAAGGGCATACCGGACGAGGGCCTCGCCGCCCGGCTGTCGGTGCAGTCCTGGGTCCATCTGATACTCGGCGGCTTCGTGGTGGTCGTCTGCGGCTGCCTGGTGATCGGCGGTCTGGTGCTGTCCCGGATGTCGGAGCGCACCGACGAGCTGGTGGACCGCATCCAGCCGGCGCGGTCGGTCTCCTTCCAGTTGCAGAACGCCCTGCTCGACCAGGAGACCGGGGTCCGGGGGTTCGCCCTGACCGGCGACCGGTCCTTCCTGGAACCGTACGAGGCAGGGAAGAGCGCCGAGCGGGAGCGGCTGGCCCAGGCGCGGCAGCTGGTGGGCGGCGACGAGCGGCTCGCGAAGGACCTGGACGCCGTCGAGGCCGCCGCCGTGCGGTGGCGGCAGGACAAGGCCGAACCGCTGATCGCGGCCGTACGGCAGGCCGGTCCCAGCCGCTCCGGCGCCACCGCCCAGCTCCAGAGCAGCAAGAGCGCGTTCGACGACCTGCGACGCACCTACACCGCCCAGCAGGAACATCTGGCCGAGGCCCGTGACGGGGCGCGGGCCGACCTGAACGCCGCACGCACGACCCGCGACTGGGTGGTGGGCATCCTGCTGGGCGTCCTCGTGCTGACCATCGTGGCGCTGAGCGTGCTGCTCCACCGGGTGGTGGGCGTCCCGCTGAGCCGGCTGCGCGCCGCGTCCGAAGGCGTCAGGTCGGGGGCCTTCGGCAAGAGGATCGAGATCAAGGGTCCTTCCGACGTGCAGGCCGTGGCCTGGGCGGTGGAGGCGATGCGGCGGCGGCTGGCCGACGAGCTGGCCGAGGCACAGCACCGCGAGTCCCTGCTCGCGGAGCAGACGGAGGAGCTGCGCCGGTCCAATTCGGAGCTGGAGCAGTTCGCGTACGTCGCCTCGCACGACCTCCAGGAGCCGCTGCGCAAGGTCGCCTCGTTCTGCCAGCTCCTGGAGAAGCGGTACGGGACGGAGCTGGACGACCGGGGCAAGCAGTACATCGCCTTCGCGGTGGACGGCGCCAAGCGCATGCAGGTGCTCATCAACGACCTGTTGACCTTCTCGCGGGTCGGCCGGGTCCACGACGGCTGGAAGCCCGTCGATCTGGGGCGCTCACTCGACCGCGCCCTGGGCAATCTGGCCGCGGCGGTCGAGGAGTCGGGGGCGGCCGTCGAGCGGCCCGAGGAGCTGCCGGAGCTCGTCGGGGACGCCACCGCCCTCACCATGGTCTGGCAGAACCTCATCGGCAACGCGGTGAAGTTCCGCCACCCCGACCGTTCGCCCCGGATCACCGTCGCCTGCGTGCGCGAGGACGAGAACTGGCACCTGACCGTGTCGGACAACGGGATCGGCATCGCACCCGAGTTCGCGGACAAGGTGTTCGTCATCTTCCAGCGACTGCACGCCCGCGACGAGTACGACGGCACGGGCATCGGCCTGGCCCTCTGCCGCAAGATCATCGAGTTCCACGGTGGCCGGATCTGGCTGGAGCCCGAACCGGGCGAAGGCACCCGGATCCATTTCACCCTGCCCGTGGCGCCCGAGGCGCCCGCGCACACCACGGCGGAGCTGCTCGCTCCCGCCCAGCTCACCAGTCAGTCGGGAGACCCATCGTGA
- a CDS encoding helix-turn-helix domain-containing protein, protein MVTKQFSGSPEDADLRRADSLAREIFSDVANKWALLIIEALGDGTLRFSELRGEVEGISHKMLTQNLRMLERYGLVERCVHPTVPPRVEYTLTGPGQGLRRTVHVMCDWTHEHIGHIEASRRTFDAR, encoded by the coding sequence ATGGTGACCAAGCAGTTCAGCGGCTCGCCCGAGGACGCCGATCTGCGGCGCGCGGACTCGTTGGCACGGGAGATCTTCTCCGACGTCGCCAACAAGTGGGCGCTGCTGATCATCGAGGCCCTGGGGGACGGCACCCTCCGCTTCAGCGAGTTGCGGGGCGAGGTCGAGGGCATCAGCCACAAGATGCTCACGCAGAACCTGCGGATGCTGGAGCGCTACGGACTCGTGGAGCGGTGCGTGCACCCGACCGTGCCCCCGCGGGTCGAGTACACGCTCACCGGGCCGGGGCAGGGCCTGCGGCGGACGGTCCATGTGATGTGCGACTGGACCCATGAGCACATCGGCCACATCGAGGCCTCCCGCCGCACCTTCGACGCACGCTAG
- a CDS encoding ATP-binding protein, which translates to MNEQVTSPPEEPGQGPASVEVPPSADVLPSTDVLLSAEVFDGEPGCIALARSLADRFLTRLAVECLAPIGEHTRSDLMLAVSELVTNADRYSHGPYLLELEGNAQLISVTVYDSSTAMPVLYAPDPSRLGGHGMEIVVALCDRLTAERVPVGKRIRAEFQLST; encoded by the coding sequence ATGAACGAACAGGTCACCTCCCCACCGGAAGAACCGGGTCAGGGGCCGGCTTCCGTTGAGGTACCGCCTTCCGCAGACGTGCTGCCTTCCACCGACGTACTGCTCAGCGCCGAGGTCTTCGACGGTGAGCCGGGCTGCATCGCGCTGGCCCGCTCCCTCGCCGACCGCTTCCTGACGAGGCTCGCGGTGGAGTGCCTCGCTCCGATAGGCGAGCACACACGCAGCGATCTGATGCTCGCCGTCAGCGAGCTGGTCACCAACGCCGACCGGTACAGCCACGGCCCCTACCTGCTGGAGCTGGAGGGCAACGCCCAGCTCATCAGCGTCACGGTGTACGACAGCAGCACCGCCATGCCCGTGCTGTACGCCCCCGACCCGTCCCGCCTCGGCGGCCACGGCATGGAGATCGTCGTGGCGCTCTGCGACCGGCTCACCGCCGAGCGCGTGCCGGTGGGCAAGCGGATCCGCGCGGAGTTCCAGCTCAGCACCTGA
- a CDS encoding RidA family protein produces the protein MAITLVNPSGLPEIGAYRQVSVATGSKLVFVAGQVARDADGATVGAGDLVAQVEQCYLNIGTALAAVGGTFDDVAKLTVYVVDWTPDKMPLFLEGVARAAAALGTTPVPPGTLVGVAALDVPDHLVEVEATAVLGS, from the coding sequence ATGGCCATCACCCTGGTGAACCCGAGCGGACTGCCGGAGATCGGCGCCTACCGGCAGGTGTCCGTCGCGACCGGATCGAAGCTGGTCTTCGTCGCCGGGCAGGTCGCCCGGGACGCGGACGGCGCCACCGTCGGTGCGGGCGACCTCGTCGCACAGGTCGAGCAGTGCTACCTCAACATCGGCACGGCCCTCGCCGCGGTCGGCGGCACCTTCGACGACGTGGCGAAGCTGACCGTCTACGTCGTCGACTGGACGCCCGACAAGATGCCGCTGTTCCTGGAGGGCGTGGCCCGAGCCGCTGCGGCACTGGGGACCACTCCCGTGCCGCCCGGCACGCTGGTGGGCGTCGCGGCCCTGGACGTCCCCGACCACCTGGTCGAGGTCGAGGCCACCGCTGTGCTCGGCTCCTGA